In Gadus chalcogrammus isolate NIFS_2021 chromosome 1, NIFS_Gcha_1.0, whole genome shotgun sequence, the sequence GGTAGAAAAGTAGACTGATTTTGACCATTCAAAATAGACCAGTGGGTTTTATTATCATAGCGTTGCAAGCCTCACAAAGATCCCAcaatgactcactggttctttCTACCTTTTTATTATTGTGGTTTCATACCACTGGCCATGAAAGGATATTCCTCCTTTTCTTTTGCCACGTTTTTATACGTAGGCCTACCAGCTTACCGTTTCAGTAACCATCAAATACACATTCCTGTAGCTTTTCAAATGGCTGACATACATTTCTATCTTGTATCATAGGGAAAGATACAGTCAGTTTGATAATTGCACAATAGTTTTACCAGCATTGTGAAAGGTGTTTGCCTAAAACTAAGATCATGCTGTTCATGGGCTAATGGTTAAATGAGCAAATTCCCCTGTCTCCAGTGCTTGGACATTGGTCAACTCAAGAAGACAGATCCCCTATCAGTTCTCTTGTTAGACTATGGCCAACCACAAGCCTTCCCCTCACATGACTTATTCATCACTTTGTTTAGATGAGGTGCCACATTCTTTAGGATTCTCCTCTACTTTTGATGACTgtttcctctcactctctgcccccccccccccctctgtcagtAGCTAATGCATTCCACAAATAATTATTGTGGGCAAACTGTGAAAGCTGAGCACTGAGTGTCGAACACACAGGAGTTCCACTCAGCCCGTCCAATCCAATAAAGAAGTATTCAATGAACTCAAGTGTGCCGATTTCCCTCCCTTCATTTTTGAATGTATTTTGtataatcctgtgtgtgtgtgtgtgtgtgtgtgtgtgtgtgtgtgtgtgtgtgtgtgtgtgtgtgtgtgtgtgtgtgtgtgtgtgtgtgtgtgtgtgtgtgtgtgtgtgtgtgtgtgtgtgtgtgtgtgtgtgtgtttaggcttGTCGCCAAGCCCTGTGCCCAGATACTTCATATTCAGGCTGATGTGAGTCGTCCACCTCAGAGCAATGCTGTCTTGGAGAAGGTGTATGGATCCAGAACGGTACATAACGCCTTGTGTATAGATACGCTGCTTTCCTTCATAtctgtaaaaacaaacaaaccactgATGTGTCGTGATATCCAAACATATATCCCCACACAGTAATGTAAAGCGCTATTCATTGAGTGGACCGTTGATGTCTGTTTTTACACTTAACTGCTCAGTCTCCCGATGAGAAGCAACTGGCTGGACTCTCTAAGCAACTGGACTGGGATGTGCGGAAGATTCAGAGGTGGTTTcgcctcaggcgtaaccaggatAAACCAAGCTTGCTCAAAAAGTTCTCTGAAAGCATGTAGGTTCAGTTTGGATGCACCACACAGCAAACAAGTTTCAGTTTTTTTGTGTCAGGTGGATTTTAAACATTGTCATTCTATTGTTCTCCTTTACTTTAGGTGGAGGTTTACGTTCTATCTTGGCATATTCATCTATGCAATTCGCTATTTATGGGTGGTAAGTTTTCCAGGCTGCGACAAAGTCACCTCAAGGTGTTGTAGCATTAGCGAAACATTTCATGGGTATAATGATGTATGCTGTGTCTGGTTTCCTCCAGTCTCCTTGGATGTGGAATACCAAAGAATGCTGGTACAACTACCCATTTCAGGTAATAATTACTTAAACAGCAGCTCAAATGCTAGGTCCAGACACTCTTATAGTAAGAAAACCTTACATTACTTAAGAAGGTTGCTTTTAAGGGGAAGTGAACCCCAAATCCATTATTTTTGCATGGTATTATTTCTTATATGATATACAACATGGTATTCTCAGCCATGCCACATCGATTTCAATCGGCCGGAGTACTTGGGGTGACAAACTCTGCGAGTGCATactcttgttcttgttcttcatAGTTGTTAATTTGTCTATTTCTGGAATGAGTGCACTTATGGCTAATACAGCGGTGGCCTGTCTTTTTCTTATtatcaggatggtctccaggCTATAAAAACCTAATGTTGAAGTTATTTGTAATATATTTGTATCAAACACAAATAACTGTATGTACTAGCTGTAACAAAAGTATCACACAGTTTCTGTGGCCCATAACCCTGCGGATAAcacgtcccccccccacacttctgATGAAATTCAGCCTAAAGATAATTCCTTAAAGTTACATAGGGGTGGAATCTGAATTGATAGACAGGGTTCACTTGCTCTTTGACGGTATTTTTGTACTTTATTTTCCTTCATAGCCTGTAAGCCCTGGCCAGTACAACTACTATCTAGCTGAGTTGGCCTTCTACTGGTCCCTCATGCTCACCCAGTTTACAGACGTCAAGCGCAAGGTAAGCCAACCATTACCAACATCTGTCAATCGTCTCGCTCACTGTCAAATTCTACTGGAGTCGTTGTCTTGGTGTGGCACACATACAACTGGCTTTTCCTGAAACGCCTATGTAGCCGACCCTGTTAGCCTTCTTTGTCTCTAAATTCAAATGCAAAAGTTGTGTGTCATGCAAATGCAATGCCTGTGAGAGGAGGCTGTTGTGTTGCATAAAATAACAGCCATACAGATACTTGTTGAACCAGGCTCCCCCATGCACCTTTACCCCGATACTCATGCTCCAAGGCTTTCTTTCAATCAGTCGAGGCAATATATAACCAGTAAAGCAAGTCAAAACATGGTTAACAAGTGACACACATGTCCCAACCACTGTCATTTATTGTACACTTTTGAtgcgtttttgtttttgtcaggATTTCAACATTATGCTGGTCCACCATTTCGCCACCATCTCTCTCATCACGTTCTCCTACGCTAACAACATGCTGCGGATGGGAACCTTggtcatgtgtgtgcatgacgcCGCAGACATCTTCCTGGAGGTAAATCGCCAGGGCGAtctgttgtttatttgtcatcAGAAGTGGAGATAGCTGCATACTGCAGAGTAGGTGCACAAGACAAAACAAGTcactccctttttttttatgcagGTCCTCAAACTTTTAAGTAGTTGTATTTCTGTGGTTCACTGGTTGGGCTGTGTTGGGTTGTTGTACTAATTGTATTCAATGGGAATTATCTGTGTGACACACCCTGTCAAACCGAAAAGTCTACTTCTTTTAGCTGAAGGGAGCATTGTACTTTCTCTTAGTTAATGTATAACCCTGTGCACGTTTACAGTTTAATAGTGAGCTAACCTATGCAGTTCCATGGTCAAGTAAGACGCTGACATGACAGCTTTATTTGCCATCCCATAATCCCTTTTCACCGAGCAGCCATCTCAGTTCTAGTGGCTAGCTGAAGCTACGTTTTAGAACCAATATGTGGCGAGGGGATTAAGGCCCATGGAGCATGGAGCAAGTAACAATTATAGCTGTACCGAGAATATACTCCTACCTGTTCTGTGAGAAAAAATGCAGGATTGATTTAATTAATACCCATCCATTATTAAGATATTTTTCCACAAAGAAACTCTGTTTGGCAATAACAGAGTTGAACAAGACATCATGGGGTGTTGCTCTGTGTAAAAGAGAATCATGTGTATTATAGTAACACTAGGACCCCATTAACACCTGGCATTGAAATGTGTTTATGTAGTGTGGGGTAAGATTACTGACAACATTTTGCTCTGTTAATGTAGGAAATATCAACTCCAGTTCTATATTAACTCCTAATggtacttttttttctttctttctactaGGCTGCTAAACTTGCAAATTATGCCAAGTGTCAGAAGCTATGCGACACACTGTTCATCGTGTTCAGCCTAGTTTTCTTCATCACTCGCCTTGTCATCTATCCATTCTGGTGAGACTTTCAACATGTTTAATGTGATGTGTTCTTCAACAATGTACATTTCAGACTATTCCCGTCATTGATTGAAATATAACACACAGTTTGATGGAGAACACCTCAGAAAGATTAACATCACCTACATGTTAACAATCATATTTGTTTTGGTGTAAATTCTTGTTGTTCGTCACTCATGTTTTTATTGGTTCAATGTTTTTACGGTGTGAGCCATGCATGTAAAAATAGTTTTCCCACAACATTTTTGAACAGTATAGAAATCTCCCATGAATTTTCGACTCCCCAAACTGATCAACTGCGATTGTGTGTCTGGCTGGGCCGCTCCAGGGTGGTCCGCAGCGTTCTGATCGAGAGCTGGGAGATTGTGGGCCCCTACCAGTCGTGGTGGCTGCTGAACGGGTTGCTACTGGTGCTGCAGGTCCTCCACGTCATCTGGTTCTACCTCATCGCTCGCATCGCCATCAAGGCCTTATTCAAGGGAAAGGTAAACGTCTAGTCCGAGTCCCACGTCAAGTGTGCCCTTTATGTCATTCTGTCAGAAATAACTCATGTCCTAGACCGAACCATTTATTGAATGAAATGGTAACACACTTTAGTTTGGCACTAAGGTTCCACTCTTTAAGGGGCTCCATGCTGAAGGATTTGAAACAATGACAAACAAATGTCAGATAAAACATACCTACATTGGACAAATGGGAAAACACTGTACAATCCACTCAGGCGGTACATCTAGTATCTCAACCTGATGATTAGGTTAACTACAACACAGAGCAGCAACAAAGCaggaggggcagaggggggagctggggggtCAAATCCAGGCCTGCACgcttcagagtgtgtgtgaaatgcaagGTCTTAAATTGACCGTCCAtcgtgtacgtgtgtttgatTGGTCCGTGTTAGCCATCAGCTGATAGGCGGCACATGAATGGAGAGTCCCGCCAGGAATAGATACGCCCATTTCTGTAAGTCCATTCTGAAGCAGCTCGGTGGGGATAACACTGATGCATAATGTGGCTTCGCTTCCCAGGTTGCAAAGGACGACCGCAGTGACATTGAGAGCAGTTCGGAGGACGAAGCCGACACACACTGCAGGAGTTCAAAGGACTCCAAGGACTCCAGCTCGAATGGCTGTTCCAGGACCTGAGCTAATATCTGTACAGGATATTACCAATGACATCCATCTCTGTTGTTATTTTAAAAAGATATGTGGCTTTAAAATCACTTCCGGCAGAGTTACGCTGACATCCACCTTGCGTCTGGAGTGAGGACTATTTATCactgtgtgtcttttgtgtttaCAGCAGTCAGGTACTTACAGAATGACCTTAGACGATTTTATAAAGCAAGTttattttctgttgttttgtattaAGATTACAATTTCAGTGAAATATTTTATTCTGTGAAATGAAAGAGCTTTATCATTGAATAATATATTTGATGGTTGTAGAAGTATTGTTTTATATGCCTTAAAGAGAATGTTCAAAAATACCAAATTATGTCAAATTAAAttacattaaacatgtttttaatgTAATTCACTATGCATTCCTTTTcagtatatttaatatatttattaaattgtTGAATAAAATGTCATAGTTGCCATTATTGCTTCGAGCCATCTTAAACCGATAGCAGTAAAATGTCCTTGAACCTTTAGTAATTTATTTTGCCACACTTGTCCATGATCTCGAAAACGTCTTCACTGAAGTCATTATACTTCAGGCTAAAAGGAAGATAAGGCAAAGAAAGGACAATAAGTATAAAAACAAGGCAAAATTCCATAGACAATGTGACCGAATGCCTGTCTAGGAGCAACAGgtattaatgtgtgtctgtggttatgTGGAGGATCACTCACTTTACTTCCTGCAAGAAGGGGCTGTCCTGTACGACCTGGACAAGGGCTGTAATGGATGCATCGCTCAGCATGTTGTTGGACAGGTCCAGGCTCTTCAGGGAGCGACTGGCCCTCAGGGATGCACACAGGTCCCCAGCGCTGACGTCCGTCAGCTGGGTCATTTCAATGCTAATGTGTAGATAATGGACATCAAATGGCATTTAGTCTCTGTACCGGGACAAGGTGCATATAAATACAGTTAAAGCACAATTTTAGCTAGTTTCACGGTTCTTGGTGCACTTGGGACATTGAGCGAGACCCAGGAGTGAACCAGTCAAATTGTACTCAAATTCATTCAAAGCAGGCGTTTCTGGGGCACACTTGAGACGTAATGAGAGCTACTCAGTGATTTACTGACCTCAATTCCTCTAGGAGACAGCATGGATCTGCGATAGCCTTCCACAGGCTTTTCATCCCTCCGTCTCCTACGTCATTCATAGCTAGAGACAGGGACTTGAGCTGGGAGCCCCCGCTCGTCAGTAGGAGACCAAACTCGGTAAACACAACGTGTGTCAACTCACACCCCGTCAAACTGGAAGAAAAGCAAACGTCACAACAAGTCAATTCAGGTGACCCCTGTGTGCCGCGAGCAGGTTCCATTGTGTTCACTGACGTCTACGACCTGCCATTGTCTGAAGACCAGTGTTATCAAATGAAGTTGAGTGTACCTGAGTTTTTCCAGTGGGCAGCCGGGTTCTCGGAGAGCTTTGCAGAGCTGCAGCGCTCCCTCCGGTCCCAGCTCATTCACAGAGAGGTCCAACTCTACCAAGGAGCAGTGGTCTGATCTCAAGGCCTGGGCCAAACGGTGACAGCAACTCCCTGTCAACTCTGTGGCACTGAGTCTGAAAAAAGATGGGACAGTAGTAATCCCAATGTCAATTAGTCTACATCTCAGGGCACTGTTGTATTTGATGTAACATTCACAATATGAATTATGATTTTATTCATGCTGATACTTGGTTTCGGGGTCATTTACCCAGCAAATACAAAAGCAGAAAGATATAAACGTGATCATTTCAGCTTGGCCTTACGTGAGCCTCTGTAGGTTACAATGTGGGTGCTCTAGTGCTTGGGATAGATGCTCTGCTCCAATGTCACCAATTGTGTTTCCTGTCAGGTCCAGAATCCTGAGTTGTGATTGGCCGCAACACAAGGCTGTGGACAAAGCCTCCATGGATCGCGCTGTCACCTGACAGCTACGTAGCCTTATGAGTACCACAAAGAATCGACATTGAGATTAGTACCACAAAGATACAACATTGAAATTAGTACCACAAAGATAAGACATTTCGATAAACTGAACCCAATTATGCGGACAGGACACGTGACGATATACAAATCATTTAATAGAATTTGATTACATTCACGCCTCACTCCTTCAGCTTTATGTCATGTTGAATGTAGCCTACAGCCAAATAGAAGACATTACATATCAGGTCCATTTTTACATACTTAAGCTCTTGTAGTTTGCAGAAAGGGTTCTCCAGGGCTTGGCACAACTGCACGAGTCCCTGGTCACCGAGCTTGTTGAACATCAGGTCCAACACACTCaactgggaggtggaggaggtaagCGCCAAGGACAGATCTCCACAGCAGGCCTCAGTCAGTCCGGATGCTAGAATGCTATATTAATATAGTTAATATAGTAGATATCATATTCACACCATGTCATTATCATATTATATCATTCAACATTCTCCCATCCCCACCTAAGAGAAATTATGATTTGGGGAAAATCCTACTTTAATGTGTGCAACTTGCAAGCTCTGAGACCATTGCAGAGGACTTTGAGATTAGCATCTCCAAGTTGGGTACGCGACAGATCAAGCTCCTTGGTTATTCCTTCCCTTAAGGCCTTGGCTATATGGGCAACAGAGGCTGCGCTCAGGGAGCTATTTGATAACctgcagagacagagtgagggagggagagagggtgtaaTTTGACCTGTGCTCCCCCACAAGGGTGGTTTGTCATGCAAGCACAGTGAACAACAAGTCTAAACAATTCTGATATGCAAAGAAAGTACAtccaataaatacaaaaatttAATTTTCTGCATACTAGGTGACTTACGTTATCTTCTGAGACAGGCCCATGGCTGGGATCAGGGCATCTGTTCCCTCCTCCGTCAAATTCTTTGCTAAATACAGATTCAAACACTCCATCCCTCCAAGGCACTTTACAACGTAATTCAAAGCAACACAGTCAACAAGGCCCAGGCCTCCATAGCTGATGCCGATTCGAGCCGACGGCGTGATGACTTCCTTCACCAACACATTGTTTTGACTCTGATGGAGCAGCCGGAAGACTGTCAGGTGTTTTTCTTTGTGGTAGCCTTCGACTGTTTTCTGAGAGCTGGTTTCAAGCCAACATTTAAAGTCCATCAGCTGCTCATCGTTAAACGCCCCCAGCAGAGACTCCAGTGGCCTCCGCTGACTGGGGTTCAAAAGCCCTGCCAGGTAGAGATGAAGATACCTCACATGGCCTTCATGCGTGTTCAACAGTTCAGTCGCGTCTTTCGCTATTGTCTTATCCAAAAGGAAAGACACAGCTAATAGCAACTCTTGCATCAGCTGGGAGTGAAACGACAAGATGCATTGATCTGATTCCATGTCACCGTCTACCCTTAGCAGGGAGTGAACCAGGACCGGAGCGTTTAGGAGCTGTTTCAGACCCAATGTTGCAATTCTGTGTTTGCAGCAGGTAGACTGTGGATCAATGCAGCAATGAGCAGCCAGTCTACCTAGGGCCAACACCACTTCTCTGGCCCGGACCTCATCCAGTGCAAGGGATGCGACTATTTGTGCCATTGCATTGACACATATCTCAGTTAGTGTTTCAGGCAGTCTCTCTCCAGCATCTAGCTGATTCTTATAAACCGAGCTAACAGTCCAACAAAAACGAGGAGAGGAACCAAAATCGTAAAAACCCAATGTCCTCTCCATGTTCTGCCAAGCAATGTTGGCCACATGTGGGTCAGGGAAGAACTTTCCAAAGTAGGCCTCTCGTTGGGGTTTTGAAAACCCCAACAGCTCCAACTTGAAGCCCTCCAGAAACTTCAGACTGTCTGTAGGCCTGGTGGCCACTAAAAAAGTAGCTCCTTTCAGAAGTGACCCGTGAAGTAGGCTGGCCACAAAAGTGGATATTGTGATTGGCATGCTGGGATCAGAGCAGAGAGTGTGTTCTGAGCGGTCCAAGGGATGTTTGTAGAGGTCCAACGtgtcaaacacaaacattacaTTCTCTGGCCTCTGCAGCACAAGAGCCATAGACTCTGGGTCGAACGGATGGCGATTCTGTTGTATCAATGTTTTCAGGGAATATTGGCTGTCACAACTCAGATCCTTCAAGTCATAAAGGAACACATGAGAGAACTTCTGGCAATGATCCCCTTTGGCCCAGTCTACAATAAACTTCTCTAAGGCAGTTGTTTTACCGGACCCTGCTGAGCCAACTAATGCTATTGTTTTGATCTGATCGGACAgaactgagtcgacaacatggCCAAGAGAGGTGAAGCTGGTTCCTATGTCTTCCTCAGCCCCAGTTATCAAAGGAGGTATGTATTGGTTGTCCATTACCACTTTGATTGCCAGCTGGCCGCTCAGAAGGGACGATGTGCCCTTATTGGACATAAGGTCATCCAACAAAGCTTCTTTGTCCATGGTTTCAAAACCTGTGATAAGAACATATAGATAAAATACTTATAAATAGAAAGACATTTCACTGCATCAATTAATTAATTCGTGGCTTGCTTCGTTAGGCCTACCTTATATTCCGTTAAGTATAATGCAGTTATTGAATGTTCTTGAAAATGCAGTCGATTAAGTGACGTGTAAACAATAGTTGACTAATTGTCTCGAGACTTAAGAAAAGAAAGTCGGGTTACAGTCATCCAACTACTAAGTTAACAAATCAACCTTCGGACACGGAAGTAGGATTGATATCTGGTTAATTACAGGTTTAGAATTGATGCACACACGTCTAGTCCTCGAAAGATACGAAACTACTCAGAATCTACGACATGGATGGGGAAGAGATCCACCCTGACGTTAACATTTTCAATAAATGTCGTTCAGGCAAGGAAGACATTTACTTGCATGTTTAAAATACATACAACATAGAACACACAAAACAGATGTTTTAAGGCGGAAAAAAAGGCAAATGAAGTGCGCTCCTGCACAGAACACGTTCATGCCGCGTCAACAGTCTGGCCCCGCCTTACCGCGACTTCCTACTTATAACCGGAACAATCATCATGATGTAAATAATGATGTTAATCATGATGATAACTTTTTagatttttataattattatga encodes:
- the LOC130381852 gene encoding ceramide synthase 5-like codes for the protein MTSSILSWIWSERFWLPENVTWADLEHPPPGVEYPRIGQIVYAIPLAFGVLFLRLLFERLVAKPCAQILHIQADVSRPPQSNAVLEKVYGSRTSPDEKQLAGLSKQLDWDVRKIQRWFRLRRNQDKPSLLKKFSESMWRFTFYLGIFIYAIRYLWVSPWMWNTKECWYNYPFQPVSPGQYNYYLAELAFYWSLMLTQFTDVKRKDFNIMLVHHFATISLITFSYANNMLRMGTLVMCVHDAADIFLEAAKLANYAKCQKLCDTLFIVFSLVFFITRLVIYPFWVVRSVLIESWEIVGPYQSWWLLNGLLLVLQVLHVIWFYLIARIAIKALFKGKVAKDDRSDIESSSEDEADTHCRSSKDSKDSSSNGCSRT
- the si:ch73-233m11.2 gene encoding NACHT, LRR and PYD domains-containing protein 3 encodes the protein MDKEALLDDLMSNKGTSSLLSGQLAIKVVMDNQYIPPLITGAEEDIGTSFTSLGHVVDSVLSDQIKTIALVGSAGSGKTTALEKFIVDWAKGDHCQKFSHVFLYDLKDLSCDSQYSLKTLIQQNRHPFDPESMALVLQRPENVMFVFDTLDLYKHPLDRSEHTLCSDPSMPITISTFVASLLHGSLLKGATFLVATRPTDSLKFLEGFKLELLGFSKPQREAYFGKFFPDPHVANIAWQNMERTLGFYDFGSSPRFCWTVSSVYKNQLDAGERLPETLTEICVNAMAQIVASLALDEVRAREVVLALGRLAAHCCIDPQSTCCKHRIATLGLKQLLNAPVLVHSLLRVDGDMESDQCILSFHSQLMQELLLAVSFLLDKTIAKDATELLNTHEGHVRYLHLYLAGLLNPSQRRPLESLLGAFNDEQLMDFKCWLETSSQKTVEGYHKEKHLTVFRLLHQSQNNVLVKEVITPSARIGISYGGLGLVDCVALNYVVKCLGGMECLNLYLAKNLTEEGTDALIPAMGLSQKITLSNSSLSAASVAHIAKALREGITKELDLSRTQLGDANLKVLCNGLRACKLHTLNILASGLTEACCGDLSLALTSSTSQLSVLDLMFNKLGDQGLVQLCQALENPFCKLQELKLRSCQVTARSMEALSTALCCGQSQLRILDLTGNTIGDIGAEHLSQALEHPHCNLQRLTLSATELTGSCCHRLAQALRSDHCSLVELDLSVNELGPEGALQLCKALREPGCPLEKLSLTGCELTHVVFTEFGLLLTSGGSQLKSLSLAMNDVGDGGMKSLWKAIADPCCLLEELSIEMTQLTDVSAGDLCASLRASRSLKSLDLSNNMLSDASITALVQVVQDSPFLQEVNLKYNDFSEDVFEIMDKCGKINY